Genomic window (Primulina eburnea isolate SZY01 chromosome 8, ASM2296580v1, whole genome shotgun sequence):
GCAAAGAAGCACTCCAGACCAGGTAATCTGATATACTGAAATTGTTTTTGTGATCTTCCTTCAAAAAACCAATAGACTCGCATATCCATGAAGAGGGGAAATTTTTAATATCAGGATATAAATTAGTGCAAGTAATGAGAAACAAAGGAGTAAATACTGTAAGTATGAAAACTACTAAGATGGAAGAAGGGGAGAAGGAAATATATGAAGAGCCATGCAATTTCATGGTGGTTAATTAACTGTTCTTTTCTTGTCTCTTGCAAATGGCCGCAACAGAAGAAGACTACATAATAATACTCATTACAATACATTAAGTAAAGTTTATTCTTTGCTGCATAACAGTAATATACTCTTCAAATGGCCAAAAGGGCagctttttcaatttttttccaACTCATGGGGATCTTCAACTTGCCATGCATGCACAAGCTTCCTTTAATCTCAAGCCTCTTCTTAATTACTCCACAACAAAGGGCTCATGATCCGATCAATTATCTAATTATAATTTCTTCCATTGCAATATTTTTCTACTTTTTTTTCTATTGCTACAAGAACTGGAATTTAGAAGCAGATGGCTAACCGGTTACTTATTAGTTAATGATCTGAAAATTTCTAATTTAGTTCAAGAAATTTacatttaatgataaaataatcatattcttGTAATAAGGTAGATTGTATATTTTCCATATATACCTGTAAAGGGTTGAAATCTTTTGTTAGATTTCATGTGCAAGTGTCTCGATATGTCAAAGGGAAGTTAATGGTCATCGATCGATCCAAGATTAATGTACGATACAAGCTTGAGATTGATCTCTACAAGTCAAGTTAGATTATTTAAAAAAAGAGGCACATATCTATATGTGAACTGGTGGGGATTGATATttagattaaatttttttaaacaaaactcATAAACACATAAAGAAAATGACAaacacttgtgtgagacgatctcacgggtcatattttgtgagacagatcttttatttgggtcatccatgaaaaagtataactttttatactaagagtattattttttattgtgaatatcggtagggttgactcgtgtcacaaataaagattcgtgagaccgtctcacaagagacatactctatATGAAAATTGACCCTTCCAATTTTATTTTAACTTTTTTGATAGTATAATATAATGTTTTAGAAAACTTGATACCTAAGCACATTGAGCAAATAACGTCAGTTTAAAGTAAACTTCCATCTTTACAGTGAAACAATTGATAAAGTAGTCATCGGATCTATTTGTTATCAAATAAACAATCATTTAACAAACACAAAAATCTCATAATTTTTCTTTAGAAAATaaggatttaatttcaaaccgGCCTTATAGCAAGAACCATTTTTCAATCTTGAGCCGGGACATTTACAATCAGCAAGACTTCTTCAATTATGAAAACATTTGTTTTTGGctgataatttataaacatgCGTGCATCACTTGTAATTCATAGTTCCATTCTTTCTATTTTCAAAATGATAATCCCAAAAGATTTCAAAATAAAAGAAACAAGCTATATTTTACATTGGTTTGAAGCATTAATAATTAATGAACTCTGAGATTCAGCCGTCTGAGCCATAAAGAGTGAATCATCAAATGAAAAGCATCATATCTCTTTGGTGGATCATTCACCACAAAATGCCTCTGCACATTCCTCACTCCCTCGACTAATTTCTCATACTTATTCTCTCCAAATCCCATCAATATTTTCTTCAGATCTTGCAACTTATCCACCTCTAGCCGAACCGTAAACTCGTCCCAATCAAGAACATCGCTATAAGGCAGCACATAGTCCTGGGATATCAACACCGGCACACATCCTGCATAGATAGCCTCAACGATCCTAGGACTCGCCACTTCGTGTCCACTTGGACACAGGCAATACTTGCTATTCTCCATCATCTGTGTGTAGGATAAGGATGAATTTTCTGGGATTGTCTCGAACACTTTTATGTCACCTGTGTAGTTCTTCCAGTGCTGGAATAGTAGAGGTCTGATGTGGCCGTGTAATCTGCCTGCGAAGAATGCTAGAATGGTACGATTATTCGACGATGTTTTTGTGACAAGTCCTGTCAGATTTCCTGTTGGGAGATTGATCTCTGGAAACGACACATCCTTTCTTGGATTGAAGAACTCTGAGGTGTTTGCGTTGCATAGAACTCGCATGGAAGTGAAGTATAATTTATGAACAGCCCATGTTGCTCGTGGCCCCTGCATGTTGTCATTATTCGATCAATACAAAAATGTATAAATCACAAGAAATTAAAAATAGCTCGACAATCTTGAATTTTGGAGGCTATATATGTACAAATACACACCCAGTCATGGCACGAGAGCATGAAATGATCAGCACCGAAGCTTCGATTCCAATACGGGTATTTGTTAGATATTACGCCAACATAATCGCCCACAACACGTTGAAGAACAGCCTTATCACGTTCGATAGGATCAAACAGGTACTGAAGAATCATTACCACACTGAACGGAAGGAAATAAGCATGAGCTTCATCCGGATCAAAGGTTCGGAAATGAGTATTGGATTCAATCAggccaagaaatattccttcggTAGAATATATGTTCTTGGAGGGGCCCGAGTGAAACAAAGGGGGTTCCCCTTCTTCATATACATATATCTTGAACAACCTTTCCATTAACAAGTAACTCCTACAAATGTGTAATTGCTTGTGAGTAGGAGTTGGTACTTTGAGCTAATTGGATAGAACTAAGTTCAGATCCAAGATTTTCTATAATCAACAGGAAAGCTTAGTTACATGTAATCACCTGTTACCTTTCAAAAACATAggcatttctatagactttccCTCGAGGAACATAATCCTGGTCTTCAACTGCAGGCACATGAGAACGGCGACTCTCGCGAATCGCATCTCTAATTAAAGCCCTTGCCTTAACAAGTTCTGCTTCAACCCTCTCCATCTTTTTATCCCTCTCCCTCCCATCATTTCTCATCACGCTTTCTGCATTCAATTCCTTCATCAGACCCTCCACCACCTTCTGCATTTTCAGATTCTGCAACCATATTCAACCGCAACGTGTTGTTATATCATCGATCTATCGTGCACATGTAACTAGAATAATACATGATAAAAAAGGATTGCATACGTTGAATGTAGGGTATACATCCTTTTTATGGTTTGTGTAGGAGAGTGCAGAAAAGGGAAACGAAGGAGTAGGAGGAGGAGTACTGCTCCATGGCTTACGATCAAGAAACGACGATGACAGATTTTGGGAgccaatatttttaaaaacaacaaCCAAAACCATTGACAAACAGAATAAAGAAAATAAAGTAATGCATGGACTACTGCATTTACAGCTGATGGATCTAAAGATCCCCTTCATTGGCTCTCTTACTGAGAGAGATCAATGGAGTTATTTACTCAGTTAGAAATACACGGATTTCTATTCAATAACCATCTTAATTTTCAGCATTCTCTGTGTgtcattgtgataaaatcatgTACATATAAGATAATCAAGATTGTGATGATATGTATTACGTAAGATCTTATCGTAATCAATTTGTTTTTATCAGTAGTATCAAAAGGGAGTAAAATTAATTGTTTTGAGTCGATGAAAATTCTTTCCGATCTTATTTGCTGGAAATCTCCCCCCCACCCCCGGCGAAATATGCGCAAAatgatatgtttttttttagacaaaaacttgtgtgagacggtctcacgggtaatatgtgtgagacggatctcttatttgggtcatccatgaaaaagtattactttttatgctaagagtattactttttattgtgaatatggatagggttgacccgtctcacatattaagatccgtgagacggtctcacatgagacccactctttttTTTAATCTGTAAGATGAGAAAAAAGTGTAATTCTTCCCGTGCATTCGATGTTCATTGGGCTTCTTCTGGGCCATGTAGATTTGAAGTTGGAGGGAAGATTTGGCCCATTATATTGAGCCCAATTTATGAACGTTTATTATAGTGCCTCAATTTATCTAGCCATCAGATTGTGCTGAGATAGGTTTATATTTCTCTAGAGATGGGCCTGTAGAGTGTGGACTTTCTCAAAGACTACTGGGCCTTCTTCTCGCCCACGAGTTTTGTCTACTAGTTGGGCCTTTATGAATAAAGGCCTGGTAGCAAGTTCAAAGAATCGCATTCTGGGCATTTAGATACCTAACTCTCTATGGCCCAATTGTTCGTTTGTAAATTTGGTTCTGAATCTGCTCCTCTCTATGGACCAGCCCATCATCCCAGCTCCAGTATAAGTTTCCCAGGTCACGTGCAATGCACCCTTGACCTTGAGCATGACGACACAAGGAAGTATGGAGGCGTGTAGGAATCGCCAAGGGGCTCGGCAGGTGAGGAAAATGACATAGTACCGACATTATCGGTGAattaattttagttattttatgACTTATCCTTACATATTTATGATCGAATTTGTCCTAAATCTCTAAAAATAAACTTAATTTTGGTTTTTGTGGGCACCGTTTTTTTATTCTCTTGACTCACATgtttttcacaaataaaaatcgaaacaaaacattaaaaatataatattaatatacaatattcaaGTATCAATTGTTTTACATATGTTACAAAAGATAAAGTTTTGAGTATAAAATTAGAACAAATTTGTTAATATCTGCATCTGTTACACATGTTTAAGTActtaaaatcatatattagcagcatatttttaaaaaattttgtacAAAATTTCATCCAAAAGACAAATATgtcattaatattattatttgttatacATATTTGAGTACTCATTaatcatatattagtatcaTGTCTGGAAATAATCGGTACTCAAGTATAATTTATTGAtactatatttttaattttttgtatcGATTTTCATCCTAGAAAAGAAATACGGATTTAGGGAGTGCagaaagatttttttaaaatcagagagcaaaaacatatatttttacgaTAAGAACTGAAAGCAAACTTAAATTTAGTTGTCCGGAGGCAAATTTACTCTTATATTTACTAACCAAATATTGTCAAAAAAATGAACCTCAAAATTTGTgtgataaaaatattactttttattctgaaTATCGATAAGACTGACCAATCTCAAAGTCGTATtttctcttatttgggtcatccatgaacaAAGATcacttttatgctaaaaatattactttttattgtgaataccgATAGGACTGACCGTCTcctaaataaagattcgtgagaccgtctcacaaaaaacctactcaATAATTATATGCAAAAAAATGTAGAATCTTGATTATTTTAGCAATGAAGTGAAACTAAAGTACTGAAAATTTTTAGTTTgaattataaaatgtattttaaataacTATTAAAcaagggcaaaaacttgtgtgagacggtctcacgggtcatatttgtgagacggatatcttatttgggtcacccatgaaaaagtatcactttttatgctaagagtatcactttttattgtgaatatgggtagggttgacccgtctcacggattatgattcgtgagatggtcttacatgagactcactcttaaacAAGATAGAGAATTGGTTAATTAGATATAAAGAGCCATGGAATCAAATATGATATTAAATAATCCTATATTTAGTTAAAGAACTATCAAATAGTTATAAAATGGAAAGGTACCCAAATGTCCTGAATTAAGATTTTGCCATACCCTCCACAATTCCTGTTCATTTCTTCTTCGCAATACACGCACAATCCTGAGATTCTTGACAAGAGAAGTTGATTTGGAGTTCCATCTTTGGACCGGTAAGTTAACTATGATTCTCTCGTCCAGTTTGCCCTACAAAAGCCCGTAAAAAGTATTTCCAATTTCTGTTCTTTGAGTTCATCGGAGGGATCTCAAAATtctgatcttttgtagatcTTTTGGTTTGTTTTCTCATGATGTTAATTGGGCCTTGATTGTTTTTCCTGTAGTTCTGTTTTGCTGAAGATCTTGCTTGCTTTGCCACTTGTGCTAGTTAAATTCTTGAAGTGAATGAAAGATGGACAAAAAAAAAGGAAGAGATAACAATTATAATAAAGCAAAGGTGGATTCTTTATAAGTAAATCTCCTCTTGTTAGAATCTTGTTCTATTTTTATGTTGATCCATTGGTGTGTATCAGATACATCACTCACCCGTTCTATTGGACAATAGATTTCGTAACTATCTGATACACTTTAGAATATGATCCCATCTTGAATCACAGTTGTACACATTTTCTATctaattttgttgttttttgtTTGCAGATCTGGTGTGTTATGTATTTAGAAAAAAAACTTTATGTTGACAAATTTCGCTATTATGGGTTTTAGTAGGAACTTGAGAAGTAATGTATATATATTGAACTGCTTGCCTTTGTACTGGGTCACACTTGGTATGATTTCTTGTATATTATGATGAATCTTCCCGATTTTTTTATAGGTTGTCCTGGTAATGGCTATTTCATCGTATCCAACTCCAGCAGATGCTGGAGTTCTCTGTATAATTCTAGCAAATGCAGCAATATCCATCTCCATCTTCAAGGAAATTGTGCGCTCTGTACTGCATGTGATTGGCATCCACGTTGCACCATGGGAAGGATTTTCAGTGGAGCCCTCAGATGAATCATCCAAATGTCGTAAGAGTCCCTCCGAAACATACATGGAGGAGTTTAGAAACCGAACATCAGCCATTTTCATATGTGATTCCTGCCCTGAGCAAGAGTGCTCTATTTGCCTGATGGAATTGGGGCCAAACACAGAGATTAACTGTCTCTCATGTGGCCATATTTTCCACAAGTTGTGCCTAGAAAAGTGGTTAAAATATTGGAACACCACATGCCCTCTTTGTCGGGATTGCATGATAGCTCAAGAAATGGAAGAATGTGAATGTCCCATGTGAGTAATTTAACAGAATCCTTGAGGTGTACAGTGTAGTAGAAATGTGGAATGCATAAGAGTGTCCACAATATGTCAAGCATGTACATGTTTAGCTAGCTGCCGATATTTGCATCCTCTTGTAGTGATGGGTAAGCGCTACTGATATATGTGTTTTATGTACTCTGAAAAATGGTTCTGGAACTCTTTGTATCT
Coding sequences:
- the LOC140837715 gene encoding probable glycosyltransferase At3g07620 is translated as MKGIFRSISCKCSSPCITLFSLFCLSMVLVVVFKNIGSQNLSSSFLDRKPWSSTPPPTPSFPFSALSYTNHKKDVYPTFNNLKMQKVVEGLMKELNAESVMRNDGRERDKKMERVEAELVKARALIRDAIRESRRSHVPAVEDQDYVPRGKVYRNAYVFERSYLLMERLFKIYVYEEGEPPLFHSGPSKNIYSTEGIFLGLIESNTHFRTFDPDEAHAYFLPFSVVMILQYLFDPIERDKAVLQRVVGDYVGVISNKYPYWNRSFGADHFMLSCHDWGPRATWAVHKLYFTSMRVLCNANTSEFFNPRKDVSFPEINLPTGNLTGLVTKTSSNNRTILAFFAGRLHGHIRPLLFQHWKNYTGDIKVFETIPENSSLSYTQMMENSKYCLCPSGHEVASPRIVEAIYAGCVPVLISQDYVLPYSDVLDWDEFTVRLEVDKLQDLKKILMGFGENKYEKLVEGVRNVQRHFVVNDPPKRYDAFHLMIHSLWLRRLNLRVH
- the LOC140838605 gene encoding probable E3 ubiquitin-protein ligase XERICO isoform X1, with protein sequence MGFSRNLRSNVVLVMAISSYPTPADAGVLCIILANAAISISIFKEIVRSVLHVIGIHVAPWEGFSVEPSDESSKCRKSPSETYMEEFRNRTSAIFICDSCPEQECSICLMELGPNTEINCLSCGHIFHKLCLEKWLKYWNTTCPLCRDCMIAQEMEECECPM
- the LOC140838605 gene encoding probable E3 ubiquitin-protein ligase XERICO isoform X2 is translated as MDKKKGRDNNYNKAKVVLVMAISSYPTPADAGVLCIILANAAISISIFKEIVRSVLHVIGIHVAPWEGFSVEPSDESSKCRKSPSETYMEEFRNRTSAIFICDSCPEQECSICLMELGPNTEINCLSCGHIFHKLCLEKWLKYWNTTCPLCRDCMIAQEMEECECPM